ATTGGAGCGGGAGCGGGAAAGACAACTTGAGCTCGACCGGCGAATCCGGGATTGGCAGGAAAAGGGTTATGAGGAAACGGAAGGCGACAGCGGCCCGCGCGAGATGGTGAAATGCCAGATCTGCCGGGCGGACCTGCCCAAAGGCTCCATGTGGTGTCCGCGCTGCGGATCGGAACAGATTTAGCCTTGCATTCAGCCAGCCTTGGGGGGACGATAGGAATGGAACAATTGCTGCTGCATCTGCGCAGTCTGGGCTTTACGGAAATGGAGTCCAAAATTATGGTGGAGCTGGCGGCGATCGGTCAATCATCCGGTTACGAGGTGGCGAAGCGCCTCGGCGTCTCCAGGTCCAATGTGTATGCTGCGCTCCAGCGCCTGACCCAGCAGGGATATGTGCGCTGCGGTGACGGAGAGCCAGCCAGATACAGCGTTTTGGCCCCGGAAGAGTTGACCAAGATGATCTCCGGACGGGTTCAGGCGTCTCTCTCCTTCGTCGAGAACGAAATGCCGCGCGGCGGCTCGGTCAGCACTACATTTTATAATGTGGAAGGCGAGCGCAATGTAATGGATGCGCTAATCCGCCAGCTTAACTCAGCGGAGCATGAGATCATCGTCGATGTGTGGCGGGAAGAGGCCTCGCTGCTTCGCAGCGAGCTGGAACAGGCCGAGCGGCGCGGGGTGAGGCTCCTCTGGGCTTTCGACGGCGGCAATGCTGCAAGCCCATACCTTCCGTGGCCGCCTCTTGCAGGAATGGAGGAATCCGAAGGGCGTAAATTTTCGTTCGTGGTCGACCGCCAGTGGTGCATGCTCGGTACGAGCGGGGGCAGTGTGAACGGAATGGCTCAGGCGGTTGTGACGGAACACCGGGTGCTGGTGGATCTGCTGCTGGGCCATTTTATGCAGGAAATGGTGCTGTTCGAGCTGGAGCAGGATATGGCGCCCGAACTGGAACGGCGCTACGGCCATCGCTACCGGAGCATATACCGCAAATACGTCGGAAGCGATGACGAAGAAGAACGGATGGAGGCCCGGACTCCGGGGAACACTCGGGATGGATACTAGCCTAAACCGGAATATGCCAAATCACGCCAGGGAGGTGAAGAAGAGTGGAGTGTATCGTACATTTTGAAGTGCTGCATTCGAAAGGGCCGAAATCGCTGAGGGGTCTGCTGTTTCTTGACGAGGGAACGGCTCCGACCGAGAGCCAGCTGATCGACATGTTTAAGGACATGAAGTTCAATGTAAGGCTGGACGACCGGGAGAAGTTGATATTTAAGCCGGTGGACCCGGGTGCCGAATATTCCGAGATCCGGATAACCGGTTATGACGCGGATGGCAAAAAATCCGGGGAAGATCATGATTTGAAATCGATCGTAAGCAACCTGCTGCCGCCGAAGCCATCAGGTCTTTGAGCCGGCCGCGAAAGGCCCATTTTCTCCTCGACGGACCTGAGGGAGAATGGGCCTTTCCTGCAGCCGAATGAATCGGGATAAAGAAGGAGGAGTACATATGAAGCTCTTGAAGCAAAAGGTGATAAATGAAGGCATTGTGCTCGCCAAGGGTGTCTTGAAGGTGGACTCTTTCTTGAATCACCAGATGGACCCGTTCCTGATGCGTGAAATCGGACGCGAGTTCAAGGCGTTGTTTGCGGAGGAAAAGATTACGAAGGTGCTGACTATCGAATCCTCGGGCATCGCTCCGGGCATTATGACGGCGCTGGAGCTTGAAGTCCCGCTTATATTCGCCCGCAAGCAGAAGTCGCTGACCTTGACGGAGGATATATACGTGGAGAAGGTCTACTCTTTCACCAAGAGAGAGACCAATGAAATTACCGTCTCCAAAAAGTTCATCGCTCCCGGCGAACGGGTGCTGATCGTCGACGATTTCCTGGCTAACGGCGAGGCCGCCTTCGGCCTGGCACGGATTGTGGAGCAGGCCGGGGCCGCGGTGGCCGGGATCGGCATTGTGATTGAGAAGTCGTTCCAGCCGGGGCGGGATCTGCTGCTGAAAGCGGGCTACCGGGTGGAGTCGCTGGTGCGTATCGCGTCGCTCGAGGACGAGAGGGTGGTTTTTGTCGGGGAGGAGTAGGCCGGGCACTGAGTAATGCCGCAAGGTGCGGAGAGGTACGGTACCGGGGCTCTGGGCATGGCTCGGCTGCCGGGCTGGCCGAAGCCCGGTGAAGGTGGGGAGCGAAACGGCGAGGCTGGAGGCTTCGGCCTGTAGCCGGGCCGATCGATGCCCAGTGAAGGTGCAGCAAATCATTAGGTCCAGCGTACTGGTGACAGGGCGTTGGTCATCCGGACAAAGGGCGAAGGTCCTTCTTTATGTGCGCTTGCTGCCATTACAGGGAAAAAGTCCCGCTTATTTTAGAGTAAACCGCTCTTTTCGGAGGGTAAAAGGGAAATTATCCCTTTTATTTTGAATGAAAACCTCTTCTCCAGCCTTTTTCCCCGAATTTAGACGGAGAAATTCCTTCTAAATCAATGAAAAGAAGATGAATGCTAAAATTTAGAGGGAGTTTTTCCCTGTAATCCCCAAGGCCACCCCGTTTTCGGCCCGGGAAGTTGGATTCCTCATGTAATTATGTAATTGGTACCCGGAGCAATGGACACGCAAGAAATAAGCAGCCGTTATGGGGGGGCGGAAATTGCCCGGTCATAACGGCTGCTGTTCTGTTAACGCTTCCGGGGAGGGCGTTGTAAGCCGGGAGGCGGGAAGGCCTTAGGCCGGAAATGGGGCCAGCAGGCCGGAGATGAGACCTTCCCGGCCTCCGGCGACGTGTCCGGCGTGCGGAGGCGCCTTCCTGCACGCTTGCGCTCCGCCGCCCTCACGGCCTGGCCCCGGCCTGCGCCGCCTGCGTCGAGCGCCGCCCTCACGGCCTGGCCCCGGCCTGCGCCGCCTGCGTCGAGCGCCGCCCTCACGGCCCGGCCCCGGCCTGCGCCGCCTGCGTCGAGCGCCGCCCTCACGGCCTGGCCCCGGCCTGCGCCGCCTGCGTCGAGCGCCGTCCTCACGGCCTGGCCCCGGCCTGCGCCGCCTGCGTCGAGCGCCGCCCTCACGGCCCGGCCCCGGCTTGCGCCGCCTGCGTCAAGCGCCGCCCTCGCGGCCTGCGCCCAGGCTCCGCGGCGGCCCAGGCCCGGGGCGCCAGCACGGTCAGCGCCCCCGGCTCGCAGCGCACGGCCAGCGCGCCGCGGCCGAGGCTCGCCGTCGCCGATCGCCGGCCGCTCGCGCTCGAAGCTGACGGCTGCGCTTGTCCCGCGCAGCATCGTCACGAAGGGCAGCGAGACATGGCTGCCCTTCAGCACCGTCGGGAACAGCCGCAGCAGTTGCATGCGGCTGCACCCGTGCACGATGCAGACGTCGAGCCGGCCGTCGTCCGGCCTTGCCTGCGGCGCGATGAGCAGCCCGCCGCCGTAGCTTGGCAGGTTGCAGACGGACGCGAGCCAGACGTCCTCGAAGGTATGCTCCTGCCCGTCGCAGACGATGCTGGCCCGGCAAGGCTTAAAGGTAATCAGCGTATGCAGAATGCCGATCAGATAGGCCAGCCGCCCCGCGTGCAGGGCGTTGCACACCCGTTTGTACCGGCTGGTATTGACATTCTCGGCGACCTGGGCGTCGAATCCGCTGGCGACGGCGGTCAGCGTATAGCCGTTCCCGGCCAGCAGATCGGCCGGAACGCGGATTCCGTCCAGCGCGGCACCCAGCGCGGCCTTCGGCTCCAGCGGAATACCGAAGGCGCGCGCGGTGTCGTTTCCGGAGCCCGCGGGTACGATGCCGAGCGGAACGCCGAGTGTTCTCAGCGCCTCCAGCACGCTGTGTATTGTTCCGTCCCCGCCGATCACTACACAGGCGCTCCACCGCTCCCGGCGCGAGAGCGCCTGCATCACATCGCTGCCGGCGCTTGACGCACTCTCGGTATGCAGCGCTTCATACTCCGCCGCTCGCTCCTTCAGCAGTCTCTCGATCCGCAGCCAGGACCTCTGCCCGGCTCCTCCGCCGGAACGCGGATTGATAACAAACAAGTACATTCATTTTCCCCCAGGCCCAAATTCATGCTGTTGTGCTTTTCCGTTATGCTCTTCCATTGTAACGAAGGGAAGAGACAAAAGGGAATCCTTTTCATGAGTACCGAAAGGAAGGGACTAAGTGGAATCCTTTCATGAAGCGAAATGAGCTTACAGACGCCGCAGCTGCCGCTCCGAGATATCGCCGGCCCAGGGCAGCTTATACCAGTTGCCCCGGAGGGCATGATAGGTCATCAGCAGCCAGATGCCGAAGCTGCACAGGAAGATGAGCGCCGCAAGCAGCGGGCCGATGAAAGGCAGCAGACCGGCCAGAACATGGCCGACCATCAGCGCGCCGTAGGCCAATAACGACTGGAGGGAGTGGAATAGCACGAACCGGCTGCGCTTCTCCAGGGCAAGAAAGACGATTCCTCCAGCGAAAGGGAATAGATAGCACAGGGCAGCCGCAATATAATCCGGCAAGCCGACGGATGAACGAAAAGGGGACAAGGGCTTCACTCTCCTGTCATATGAACAGAAAGCACCCGCGGACATAGGCCTTAGACGGGCGCTTCCTCTATACAAGCGTATGAGCGGGGCGGACAAAGTATGAGCAGCATCCGCTTGACGCCTGCCGCCATCCTGCCAATCCCCAACTGTCTGCCAATGCCTTTTACTATCCGCCGCCTGCCATTGCCGGAATGATGTACTGTTCAACCAGCTTGCGGGGATGCTTCCAGTGGCTGGTTCTGCTCTCCGCCGTAAAAACGATGACGGCGGAGAGCTTTGGCAGCAGCAGAATCTGCTGCCCCCCGTGCCCGTGGGCCAGCGAGAACGGCTGGCCCGACATGGTGCCGGTCCAGAATTGAAAGCCGTAATCGCCGTATGCCGGGTAGCCGGCTGTCTGGGCGGTCAACGCCTGGTCCAGCCAATCGGCCGGGATGACCTGCCGCCCTGCGTACATGCCGCCGTCCAGAAGGCACAGGCCGATTTTGGCCATGTCGCGCGAGGTCATATGCAGGCCGATATGGCCCATGCTGTGGCCTTCGGGACTCGGCAGCCAGGCGGCGTGCGCGATGCCCAAAGGGGCAAATAAATGGTCCATGGCATAGGCGAAGGCGTCATGGCCCGTCGATTCCGTCAGCATCATGGAGATTAGATGCGAATCGGGGCTGCGGTACTGAAAGGTGCCGATGTTCTCCGGCACGATCGGCAGGCCGAGCGCAAAGGAACCCCAGCGGCGGCTGCGGTGAAACTTGTGGATCAGCGGTTCGCCGAGCCTTTTGCCGGTCTTCCAGCCGAAGCCCGAGGTCATCGTCAGCAGATGTTTGAGCGTAATCACCGGCAGCTGCTCCGAATGCAGGTAAGGGACATGCTTCCCCAGCGCCTCGATAACGGGAACGCCGGGTTCCGGCATATCTCCTCTTCCAATTGCTATTCCGGCCAGCAGAGAAGTAACGCTCTTCGTGCCCGAGCGGAGATCGTTCAACAGGGCGGCGTGTCCATTGCCGTAATATCGCTCCCAAATTAACCGGCCGCGGCGCGCGATAAGCATGCTGTGCATTTTCGGATATTCCCGCAGCGCGGTCTGATGGGCCTGTTCCAGCCGCTCCGCGCAGGTTCCCGTATCTTCGGGCTTCGCCATGGGAATGTAGGGGACGGAGGCATGTGGAGAGCGAAGCAGGGTCACTGCCGGTTTCATGGAGCGCTCCTCATGTTGGACCTTATCAACGAAGTCAGCAGCTGCTTATACATGGCGTTCCCCTTCCCGGCCCCGACGTAGAGGTCATGGTTTCGTCAATCGGGTGCTGTGCTATGTGCTGAATTTTCAACTTTGTAATGTAGGTTAACCAATTATTTTCAGAAATTCTCACACTTGACTTATCCGCTGCGGAGAATTTATGCTGTATTAGAACGTATGTTCCAAAAGATTCGCAAAAAAAATTTACCACGTAGGCATTTTACGGGAAAGGTGGAAGTTGGGCGGGAATATGATACAATAAAACGATAAAGCCCGAAAGGAGTGATTCAGAGACTTGGCTTTTCGGGTAATCACAGTGTCGAGGTGTTAATTAACACCGGAAACTCTCAGCCCAAATCGCGACGAACCTGCTTCACCGATTCCGATACGTAGGTCCTGGCTCCTGCCGGCTGATCGCGGAGGATCGATAAATGCAAGCGGCATTCGGTCTTAAGGCATTTACGCGCCCTTGCATTTCGAAGTTATGGCGGACTTTTCATCATGCATTCTCTACAACGGAGCATTCATTTTCAATGTTTTGGGAGGGAACTGATCATGGCAAGCAAAGGTCACAACGAAGTCAAGGAAAGTCTGCGGGAAATGACACGTATTTTCCGACCCAAGGATCCGAAGAAATTCGTCAAAGAGTATGTCCGTAAATACCGGATAACGGGAGGCTATGAGGAAGAACTCACCATGGTCGTGGAGCATGAACTCGTAAGAATGAATTCGTCTGTCTCTTAACCGTCCATCTGTTAATTCCGAAAGGATTCTATAAACCGTGATTTGCGTATGCCGCAGAGAACGGTTTTTTTGTACCTTCATGTAAGCTCATGGATTCAAAGCCCGATAATTTGTCAAATGAATAGTAGGGAGAAAAGGAATCTGTAAGCGTTAACACACATCTATTATTAATAATACCGCTTTCAGAAACCGATTGCAAATGCTGAATTGACAAGCTTTTTTCTTATTTTGAAATAGTTGTGAACGATTGACAAAACAGACCCTGAAAATTATATTAATAGTGATTGTTATAATTGACAGCACAGGATAAGTAATCTAATTGAAATCGGAAAAAGCGGGGTTGATCTATGATGAGAACGTGGCACTCTGCAAGGCGGCTTCTTCCCCTGATCGCGGTTTTCGGAACGGTTCTCGCCGGCTGCGGCCGGGAAGACCTCTCGGTCTTAAGGCCGCAGGGGCCGGCCGCGGAAAGCTCGCTGGGACTCATGAAGCTTGCGATTTCCATCATGATTGTCGTGCTGCTGATCGTTTTTTCCATCGCGGCTTATGTATTGATCCGTTTCCGCCGCAAGCCGGGGCAGAATGAAATTCCGGAGCAGATCGAGGGCAGCTTCAAGCTGGAAGTGCTCTGGACCGTGATTCCGCTCATTCTCGTTATCGTGCTGGCGGTACCGACGGTGAGGACGGTATTCGCCCTGGGCGACAATCATTCTGGCGACAAGAACGCGATCAAAGTCAAAGTGACAGGCCACCAGTATTGGTGGGAATTCGAATACCCCGATTACGGCATCAAGACGGCGCAGGATCTCATTATTCCCGCAGGCAAGAACATTGCCTTTGAGCTGACGACAAACGATGTGCTGCATTCCTTCTGGGTCCCCTCTCTTTCCGGTAAAATCGACACCAACCCGACCGGAGCAACCAACCGGTTCAGCTTCAGCGCGCCGAAGGAAGGCGTATACCGCGGCAAATGCGCCGAGCTGTGCGGACCTTCCCACGGGTTCATGGAATTCAAAGTGAAAGCGGTTAGCAATGATGAATTTAAGCAGTGGATCGAAGCGCAAAAAGCGCCCGCGGTGCTTCCTGAAGATCCGGCGCTCGCCCAAACCTTTAAGGAGCAGTGCCTGAAATGCCACGCGGTCGGCGATCAGGGGCTGTCGGTAGGACCGAATCTGACCGGCATCGGCTCCCGCGAATCGGTGGCCGGTATTCTGCTTAATGACGACACCCGCCAGGACGGCGCTCCCGTGGAGGAGAATTTAAAGTCATGGCTGCATGACACGCAAGGTGTTAAGCCGGGCAACCTTATGCCCGACCCCAAACAGGATATGGGCCTGACGGACGACGAAATCGATCGGATCGCCGACTATCTGGCCGGCTATAAATTGAACTAGTCACGGCAGCCCTTACCAAGCGGTATATTTGAAAAGGGGGTACGAACCTTGGCTCAGGCAGCGCATACCTTGGATCACCCGAAACCACTCGGGCACGGCGTCAAGCGGCATACCGGACTGATGGACTGGATTACGACCGTAGATCACAAAAAAATCGCCATTCTGTACCTGTGGGCCGGCGGATTGTTTTTCGGCATTGGCGGGATTGAAGCGCTCCTTATCCGGTGGCAGCTCATTAAGCCGATGAACGATTTTTTGGACGCCCAAACCTTCAACGAACTGATTACGATGCACGGTACGACGATGATTTTTCTCGGCGTCATGCCGGTTATTTTTGCC
This region of Paenibacillus sp. URB8-2 genomic DNA includes:
- a CDS encoding TrmB family transcriptional regulator yields the protein MEQLLLHLRSLGFTEMESKIMVELAAIGQSSGYEVAKRLGVSRSNVYAALQRLTQQGYVRCGDGEPARYSVLAPEELTKMISGRVQASLSFVENEMPRGGSVSTTFYNVEGERNVMDALIRQLNSAEHEIIVDVWREEASLLRSELEQAERRGVRLLWAFDGGNAASPYLPWPPLAGMEESEGRKFSFVVDRQWCMLGTSGGSVNGMAQAVVTEHRVLVDLLLGHFMQEMVLFELEQDMAPELERRYGHRYRSIYRKYVGSDDEEERMEARTPGNTRDGY
- a CDS encoding xanthine phosphoribosyltransferase, which codes for MKLLKQKVINEGIVLAKGVLKVDSFLNHQMDPFLMREIGREFKALFAEEKITKVLTIESSGIAPGIMTALELEVPLIFARKQKSLTLTEDIYVEKVYSFTKRETNEITVSKKFIAPGERVLIVDDFLANGEAAFGLARIVEQAGAAVAGIGIVIEKSFQPGRDLLLKAGYRVESLVRIASLEDERVVFVGEE
- a CDS encoding YegS/Rv2252/BmrU family lipid kinase; this encodes MYLFVINPRSGGGAGQRSWLRIERLLKERAAEYEALHTESASSAGSDVMQALSRRERWSACVVIGGDGTIHSVLEALRTLGVPLGIVPAGSGNDTARAFGIPLEPKAALGAALDGIRVPADLLAGNGYTLTAVASGFDAQVAENVNTSRYKRVCNALHAGRLAYLIGILHTLITFKPCRASIVCDGQEHTFEDVWLASVCNLPSYGGGLLIAPQARPDDGRLDVCIVHGCSRMQLLRLFPTVLKGSHVSLPFVTMLRGTSAAVSFERERPAIGDGEPRPRRAGRALRAGGADRAGAPGLGRRGAWAQAARAALDAGGASRGRAVRAALDAGGAGRGQAVRTALDAGGAGRGQAVRAALDAGGAGRGRAVRAALDAGGAGRGQAVRAALDAGGAGRGQAVRAAERKRAGRRLRTPDTSPEAGKVSSPACWPHFRPKAFPPPGLQRPPRKR
- a CDS encoding DUF4870 domain-containing protein, whose amino-acid sequence is MSPFRSSVGLPDYIAAALCYLFPFAGGIVFLALEKRSRFVLFHSLQSLLAYGALMVGHVLAGLLPFIGPLLAALIFLCSFGIWLLMTYHALRGNWYKLPWAGDISERQLRRL
- a CDS encoding serine hydrolase domain-containing protein, translating into MKPAVTLLRSPHASVPYIPMAKPEDTGTCAERLEQAHQTALREYPKMHSMLIARRGRLIWERYYGNGHAALLNDLRSGTKSVTSLLAGIAIGRGDMPEPGVPVIEALGKHVPYLHSEQLPVITLKHLLTMTSGFGWKTGKRLGEPLIHKFHRSRRWGSFALGLPIVPENIGTFQYRSPDSHLISMMLTESTGHDAFAYAMDHLFAPLGIAHAAWLPSPEGHSMGHIGLHMTSRDMAKIGLCLLDGGMYAGRQVIPADWLDQALTAQTAGYPAYGDYGFQFWTGTMSGQPFSLAHGHGGQQILLLPKLSAVIVFTAESRTSHWKHPRKLVEQYIIPAMAGGG
- the coxB gene encoding cytochrome c oxidase subunit II, whose amino-acid sequence is MMRTWHSARRLLPLIAVFGTVLAGCGREDLSVLRPQGPAAESSLGLMKLAISIMIVVLLIVFSIAAYVLIRFRRKPGQNEIPEQIEGSFKLEVLWTVIPLILVIVLAVPTVRTVFALGDNHSGDKNAIKVKVTGHQYWWEFEYPDYGIKTAQDLIIPAGKNIAFELTTNDVLHSFWVPSLSGKIDTNPTGATNRFSFSAPKEGVYRGKCAELCGPSHGFMEFKVKAVSNDEFKQWIEAQKAPAVLPEDPALAQTFKEQCLKCHAVGDQGLSVGPNLTGIGSRESVAGILLNDDTRQDGAPVEENLKSWLHDTQGVKPGNLMPDPKQDMGLTDDEIDRIADYLAGYKLN